The DNA sequence GCGGCGAACTCGACGTGCTGGTCAGCACCAGCGTGATCGAGGTCGGTATCGACTGTCCCAACGCGACAACCATGATTATTGAAGATGCATCACAATTCGGCTTGACACAATTGCACCAACTACGCGGGCGCGTCGGGCGCAGCAGCGAAATATCGCATTGTTTTCTGCTGGGCAAGCCCAAAACGGACGACGGGCGCAAACGCGTCGAGATCATGTGCGCCACGACGAACGGGTTCGAGATCGCGGAAGCCGATCTCGAACTGCGCGGACCGGGCGAGTTTCAGGGCGTGCGGCAATCCGGCATCGGCGATCTCCGCGTTGCCGATCTTGTGCGCGACGCGCGATTGCTCGATGCCGCGCGGCGCGATGCGGAGGATTTGCTGAAGGTAGACCCTGGGTTGCGAATGCCGGACCACGCAGCGTTGGCGAAAGCGGCAGCGCGCTTTGAGGAGGTGAATGCATGACGACAGCGAGGAATCAAAACGCAGACCCCGCGATAAGCACGCGGCATTATCGTATTCGTCGTGCTCGTGCTCGTGCTCGTAATCGTGCTCGTAATCGTGCCCATGCTCATGCTCACGCTCGTGCTCGTGCTCGTGCTCGTGCTCGTAATCGATCTTCTCGTTCCCGGATTTTTTATTCTCGTTCCCAACTTTCCAGTTGGGAACGCACTCTTGAAAAGCTCCGCTTTGATTTCTTGTCTGCGGAATGCCGACGAATCGAGTTCACGATTACGAGCACGAGCACGAGCACGAGCACGAGCACGAAACGAGGTGAGCAAACGACGGGCGCGTTAGTTCGGATAGATCTCGGCGAAGATTTCTGCCATCTGCTCGAGCTGCAACTGCCCGGGCGCGGTACCCTCGCCGTACGCGGCGAACGTAAACAACGATCCGAGCGCGGGAAACAACACGCGCGTCGCAACTCCGATGGGTCCCATGCCGACGACGACCACGCCTTCTTCCGCGTTATCGAGCGTGAAGCGCGTCAGCGCGCGCACGTCGTCTTGCGAATGGCACATGGCCGCGACCTTCGCGATGTCCGCGCCGGCGTCGCGCGCATCACGCGCGATGGCGTTCAGCGCATCGAGCGGCGGGGTCTTCGCGAAGTCGTGGAACGACAGGACGACGGGCTTGCCGTGCGCATGCGCGGCAGAAACAACGTCTGAAACGATGGCCTTGGAGGAGAGCTCGATGTCAACCGCATCCACGTGCGGGAGTATTCGTTTGTATAGATCGAAGCGTATCTCGTCGTTGTCGGCCCAGTTGCCGCCCTCGGCGGCGGAACGGATCGTCGCGAGAACGGGAATGCCTTTGAACTTCGCAATCTCGTCCAGCACGTGGTCCGCGCCGCGATTCGCGAATTGGTCTATCCGCAGTTCGGCGATGTGCATGCCCAGTTCGACGGCGCGTGCGATGGACGCCGGGTCGTTGCCGTCGCGAAAAGGCACGGCAATCCGCGGAGAACCGTCGAGTGCGATTTGGCCGATGTGAATCATGGTTGTACTCATGGCTATGCGCAAGAGCGCATGATAGTGTAGCTGCAACGCTGTGGCGCAAATTTCGATGGCCGCGGCGTTTGACTTGGGAGTTGGAAATAGGCTAAGGTATTGGACTTGGCGGCCCCCGGGTTGGGTTGAACTCTTGCTTCCGCAGGGGCCGAAACACGTGAGTATTGCATAGGGCGAACACTGCCCAAACAAAGGATTTATAAAGGGTTATGGCCAAGTACAGTGGTCCGAGACACAAACTATGCCGCCGGCTGGGCTCGTGCATCTGGGGCAGCCCGAAGTGCCCGTCGTTGCGCCGGCCTTTTGCGCCCGGTCAGCACGGCCAGAGCATGCGCAAGAAATCGTCCGTATACGGGCAGCAGCTCCTGGACAAGCAGAAAATCCGGATGCACTACGGCCTGCTCGAACGGCAGATGCGCCGCACCTTCGAGCGCGCGCAGCGCATGGGCGGCGTCACCGGCACAAACCTGCTGATGCTGCTCGAGTCGCGGTTGGACTGCATCGTGTACCGGCTCGGCTTTGCGAACACGATTCCCGCCGCGCGCCAGTTGGTCGTTCACGGCCACATCCGCGTGGACGGCAAGAAGGTGGACAAGCCGTCGTTTCAGGTGAAGTCGGGCATGGCGGTTTCCGTCCGCGATACGAGCCGGAAGATTCCCGGAATCGTCGCGTGCGTCGAGAACCCGCCCACAGTCATGCCGGAATACCTCGAGCGCGCCGCCAACTCCTTCGAAGGCAAAATGACCGCGACGCCGAACGCGGAGACGATCCCGTTCAAGGCGGACACAGCGGGCGTAATCGGCTTCTACTCGCGCTAACTGAAGCGCTGGTTCTCTTCCATCGGCGGGCCGGAAACGGCCCGCCGATTCTGCTTCCACGGGGTTGCGCGCGCGGGTCGCAATCTCTAGATTAGTGGGCAGGCTGTTCGATGCGGCCCTGCGAGGTCTTGGCACACAATGCGAACCGGATCATTTGCGGCACTTGGAATCTCCGTGGCATTCGCCGGCGCGATGGCGGCAGCCGAGCCGGTGTCGTACGAACGGCATATCCAACCCATCCTCAGCCGCGCGTGCTTCCAATGCCATGGACCGGATGAGTCGGCGCGTAAGGCGAAGTTGCGGTTGGACGTGCGGGACGAAGCGATTGCGGCCCGGGACAACGGCGCGGCGATCGTTCCCGGAAAACCGGACGAGAGCGGGGTCATCCGCCGAATCACGAGCGCCGATCCCGAAGAACGCATGCCGCCGTCCAAGCACGGCGAGGCGCTTCCGGACGAGCACATTGCGCTGATTCGCCAATGGATCGCGGACGGCGCGAAGTGGTCGGCGCATTGGGCGTTCGTGCCGCCGGTTCGTCCGACCGTCCCCGCGACGAACGATCTGGAGTGGCCGTCGAATCCGATCGACAACTTCATCCTCGCCCGGCTTGAAAAGGAGCGAATGCGTCCTTCGTCGGCTGCGGACCGCGAGACGTTGGTGCGCCGACTGTACCTCGACATCACGGGCCTCCCTCCCACGCTCGACGAACTTGCGCAGGCGCGGGCCGACGCGGGCGAGAACTGGTACGGCAATCTTGTCGAAAAGCTGCTGGCCTCGCCGCATTACGGCGAGAAGTGGGCGCGCCATTGGATGGACGCGGCGCAGTACGCCGACTCCGACGGTTTCGAGAAGGACAAGCCTCGGTTCGTGTGGGCGTGGCGCGACTGGGTGATCAATGCGTTCAACGAGAATAAGCCGTACGACGAATTCGTGATCGAGCAAATCGCCGGCGACATGCTGCCGAATGCAACGCAGGACCAGACCGTCGCGACGGGGTTCCTGCGAAATAGCATGATCAACGAGGAAGGCGGCATCGATCCCGAGCAGTTCCGCATGGAAGCGCAGTTCAACCGGATGGACATCATCGGGCGCGCGGTGCTCGGAATAACGGTGCAATGCGGACAATGCCACTCGCACAAGTACGATCCGCTGACACAGACCGAGTATTACCGGATGATGTCGTTCCTGAACAACGAGCACGAGGCGTGCGTGACCGTGCTGTCGCCCGGGGAACGGCAGGAGCGCGAATCGATTCTCGCGCAGGTGCGTGACATCGAGGACAGCGCGAAGGCCACGCTCCCCGATTGGCGTGAGCGCATGGCCGCGTGGGAAGCGCAGGTGAAGGCGCTGCCGCAGCCCGCGTGGGAACCCATCGCGCTCGAGTTCGACGACACAACGGCGGGCGGGCAGAAGTGCATCGAGCAGGGCGACCGTTCGTACCTCGCGCAGGGCTACGCGCCGACGCAGTTCCAGCCCAAGATGTTCGGCAAGACGACGCTGTCGCGGA is a window from the Candidatus Hydrogenedentota bacterium genome containing:
- the aroD gene encoding type I 3-dehydroquinate dehydratase; protein product: MIHIGQIALDGSPRIAVPFRDGNDPASIARAVELGMHIAELRIDQFANRGADHVLDEIAKFKGIPVLATIRSAAEGGNWADNDEIRFDLYKRILPHVDAVDIELSSKAIVSDVVSAAHAHGKPVVLSFHDFAKTPPLDALNAIARDARDAGADIAKVAAMCHSQDDVRALTRFTLDNAEEGVVVVGMGPIGVATRVLFPALGSLFTFAAYGEGTAPGQLQLEQMAEIFAEIYPN
- the rpsD gene encoding 30S ribosomal protein S4 codes for the protein MAKYSGPRHKLCRRLGSCIWGSPKCPSLRRPFAPGQHGQSMRKKSSVYGQQLLDKQKIRMHYGLLERQMRRTFERAQRMGGVTGTNLLMLLESRLDCIVYRLGFANTIPAARQLVVHGHIRVDGKKVDKPSFQVKSGMAVSVRDTSRKIPGIVACVENPPTVMPEYLERAANSFEGKMTATPNAETIPFKADTAGVIGFYSR